The genomic window GGGGAAAACCTCGCCGCCTACGCCGGCACCCCACGCCTGGTGATCGCCGAGGGCAGCGAGACCTTCGACACCCTGAAGGACGGCGCACCGGCTCACGAATCCCCCGACCCCGGCGAAGTCATCTGGCGCGACGACCTGGGCGTTACCTGCCGCCGCTGGAACTGGCGCCAGGGCGTGCGCACCCGCCTGGATGCCGAGGCGCAGCAGATGTGGTTCATCCTCGAAAGCCTGCCAGAGATGCCGCTGGAAGCCTTGCGCGAAGCGGGCGATCAGCTGGTTGCCGGCTTGCTGGCAATGATGCCGGGGGCAAGGACTTCGACCTTGCTGGTCGGGCCGGGCGCTTGAGCCTGGCGTGCCGTTGCTCAGCGTCGGGCCACGCCCCGATTACAAAGGTGCTCCGGCCACCGGCGCATGCCGCGCCATCAGCTCGACGATCCAGTCGATGAAGACCCGCAGCTTGGCGCTGACGTGGCGGTTGGGTGGGAAGGCGAGGTAGAGGGGCATGCTGTCCATGCTCCAGTCGGCGAACAGTTCCACCAGCTCGCCGCGGGCCAGGGCCTCCTCGGCCATGTAGCGCGGCAGCCAGAGCACGCCCATGCCGGCGATACCGGCGGCCAGGTAGGCGTTGCCGTCGTCGACCGTCAGCGCCGGGCGGCCATGGACCTGCACGGTCTCGCCACCTTTTTGCAGGGCATAGGACAGCGGCTTGCCAGTGCGCGCCCAGAGGTAGCCGACGATGCGTTGCGGGTGGTCTTCCAGGTCGCGCGGATGCCGGGGCACTCCGGCGCGCCGCAGGTAGCCGGGCGCCGCGAAGACGCCCAGCGGCAGGTCGCCGACCTTGCGCGCCATCAGCGACTGGTCGGTGAGCTCGCCGCCGCGCACCACGCAGTCCACGTTCTCGTCGATCAGGTCGACCATGCGGTCGCTGACGCCCAAATCAATCTGGATGTCCGGGTAGCGCTCATGGAAGTCGGGCAGGGCGGGGATCAGCAGCAGGCGCGCCAGCGGCGTGGGCACGTCCACCCGCAGCCGCCCGCGTGGCGTGGCGGCCGCGCTGGAAAGGCTGGTCTCGGCGTCGTCCATGTCCGCCAGCAGGCGCACCACGCGTTCGTAGTAGGCGGCGCCATCGGCGGTGAGGTTGAGCTTGCGGGTGGTGCGGTTGAGCAGGCGCACGCGCAGCCGCGCTTCCAGCTGCTGGATCAGCTGGGTCACGCTGGTGCGGCTCATGTGCAGGGTGTCGGCGGCCTTGGTGAAGCTGCCGGTTTCCACCACGCGGGCGAAGGCTTGCATCGCATCGAAACGGTCCACGGCGGCTCCGGCTGGCTGGCGGGTGGAGGGCAGATTGTTTGGATTCTACAAACAATGCTGAAGCGTGTTGCCAGATTATCGCGAAGCCCGTGCGCCTTAACCTGCCTCCATCGTTGAACCGGGGCCGCGGCCCCCCTGATGGAGCACGTCCATGCCGACTCGTGATGTGGTTTTCCCCGCTGGCCGCCAGGCCCTTTATGAACGCAACCGCTATTCCCCGGCGGTCCGCAGCAACGGCCTGTTGTTCGTCTCCGGCCAGGTCGGCAGTCGCGAGGATGGTTCACCCGAACCCGGCCTCGAGGCCCAGGTCCGGCGGGCCTTCGACAACCTCAACGCGATCCTCGCCGCCGCCGGCTGCAGCTTCGAGGACGTGATGGACGTGACGCTGTTCATGGTCGACCCCCAGGCGAACTTCGAGCGTGCCTGGCAGGTAGCCGCCGATTACTGGGGCGCTGCGCCCTATCCCACGGTGACGGCGGTGGGAGTGACGTGGCTGTACGGCTTCGACTTCGAAATCAAGGTGATCGCGCGCCTGCCGCAGGGTTGAGGGCACAGGGCAGGGCGGCGAGACGGGGCGGCCGGGTTTCTTTACCATGCCGCCTTGTTTTGCATCGCCAGGAATACCCCATGACGACTCCCACCTTCCGCACCGCCACCCCCGCCGATACCGACCGCTGCTTCGAGATCGAAACCACTGCCTACGAGGGCGACGAGGCCGCCACGCGGGAAAAAATCGCCACGCGTATCGCCCAGTATCCCGAGGGCTTTCTGATCATGGAGCTGGGCGGCGAGATCATCGGCTTCATCAACGGCGGCTGCGCCCATGAAGTGGTGATGTCCGACGAGGCGTTCAAGGAACTCGTCGGCCACGACCCGGCGGCGCTCAACGTGGTGATCATGTCGGTGGTGATCGACCCGGCGCAGCAGGGCAAGGGGTATTCGACCCGGCTGATGCGCGCCTTCATCCAGCGCATGACCGGCCTGGGCAAGCGCACCATCCACCTGATGTGCAAGGACCGCCATGTGCCGCTTTACGAGCGCTTCGGCTACCGCTACGTGCAGCCGTCGGCGTCCGACCACGGCGGCATGGCGTGGCACGAAATGGTGATGGAGCTGCCCGCCGCCTGACGCGTCAGCGCTCCGGTCGGTCGTCGACCCGATCGCGGGTGGCGCGTTCGGCCAGTTGGTCGAAGGTTTCCGGCAGCAGGGCGGCTTCACCCTGTTCGTCGAGCAGTTGGCGGAACACCAGGTGGTCCGGGAAGCTGCGGCTGATCAGGGTGAGCAGCTCGGTGCCGCGCTCGGTCAGCTCGAAGTTGTTGCCGGTACCACCATGTTCGCGCGGGCGTTCCTGGATATAGCCGTTGGCGTAGAGGTCGCCCTCCAGGTCGCCGGCGACCTTTTTCAGATGGTCCACGCTGCCTTCCACCGGCTCGCCCTGCAGCCGGTGCTGCTCGGCCACTTCCTCGCCGCACTCGCGGGCCTTGTAGGGTTCGTCGGCGCAATCCTGCGCGCGCAGCAGCAGGCGTTCGATCAGGTCCCAGTCGTAGCTCATGGCGTGTTCTCCTCGTCGGGATGGAAGGCGATTGAGGGCCTTCCTGACGTGCGACCCGGCGAGGCGGGGAGGGTTCGACTTTCCTGCGAGGCGGCCCTGAGCGGCGGTGCAACCATCGATACCGTCGAGCTTCACTATCGACACAATCGAGTGGAGTGCGGGCCGCGCGGGCCTGAAGATCTGTCCCACGAGCTGGTCGAACCGAGCAAGGGACAGAATCGATGAACACCGTGCACCTCATACCCAACCGCCTCATCATCCGCGCTGCCCTGGGTTCGCTGGTGCTGGCCGCGGCCGGCCTGAGCGGTTGCGCGGCGACCTCGGAAACCCGGCTGAGCTGGGACAGCCTGGGCGGCAGCACGGCCCAGGATGGCGGCGCCTACCTGAGCTGCGTCGACGGCAGGCTGACGCCCGGCACCGCCACCTTCGTCAGCGAGAGCGGCGGCACCCGCCAATTGCTCACCGGCAGCGCCGACCCGGTGCAGGCCAGCGGCATCGTCGAGGTGACCCCGATCGCCGGCGGCAATCATTTCAGCGCCTACCAGCGCAGCGCGTGGCACGACAAGGGCGAGTTGCTGGACGCCGCCTACCAGTGCGCGCAACACAGTTGAATCGGCTTCGAGCGGGTCGCTCCCCCCAGCGACCTGCCCAGCGCCGGCAGGCGGCGAATAGCCTGCGTCAGCGTCTGCCATCGGGCTCTCGCTGAATCACTCTCCCAGGGCGCTCCCCCCGGCGCCCCTGTATCGCCCGCCGAGCCCCCCACTCGACGGGCGTTTTTTTTAATTTACGACTGTTGTGTATTCTGATCGGGCATGCCAGTGTGTGCGCCCTGGCGGCTGTCTTCGCCTTTCGTTGCCCATCCTGCGCATCCGGTCTGTCCGCCGGGCGCTGAACGAAGCCGCCGGCCGACGGTACACTCACTCCCGTCGCGTAACAGAAGTACAAGAGAATCGAGATGAACACGCACTTTCCGACTTGCGCCGTCTGGGTCCGTCGCGACGCAGACCTGCCCCTTCCCACCAACCTCCAGCCGACGGTGACAGCATGATCGAGGTAACCGAAGTTTCCATTGCGCAGCTGCGTGAAGCCCTCGAGTCAGGCCGCACCACCGCGGTCGAACTGGTCAAGGCCTACCTCGCGCGCATCGACGCCTACGATGGCCCGACCAAGCTCAACGCCGTGGTCGTGCGCAACCCCGAGGCCCTGAAGGAAGCCGAAGCCTCCGACGCCCGCCGCGCCCGTGGCGAGACCCTCGGCCCGCTGGATGGCATCCCCTACACCGCCAAGGACAGCTACCTGGTCAAGGGCCTGACCGCCGCCTCCGGCAGCCCGGCCTTCAAGGACCTGATCGCCTACCGCGATGCCTTCACCATCGAGCGCCTGCGCGCTGCCGGCGCCATCTGCCTGGGCAAGACCAACATGCCGCCCATGGCCAACGGCGGCATGCAGCGCGGCGTCTACGGCCGTGCGGAGAGCCCGTACAACCCGAAATTCCTCACCGCGCCGTTCGCGTCCGGCTCCTCCAACGGCGCCGGCACCGCGACCGCGGCGAGCTTCTCGGCCTTCGGCCTGGCGGAAGAGACCTGGTCCAGCGGTCGCGGCCCGGCCTCGAACAATGGCCTGTGCGCCTACACGCCGTCCCGTGGCGTGATTTCCGTGCGCGGCAACTGGCCGCTGACCCCGACCATGGACGTGGTGGTGCCCTATGCGCGCACCATGGCCGACCTGCTCGAAGTGCTCGACGTGGTGGTTGCCGAAGACCCCGACAAGCGCGGCGATCTGTGGCGCCTGCAGCCGTGGGTGCCGATTCCCGCCGTTTCCGAGGTGCGCCCGGCGTCCTACCTGGACCTGGCTGCCGGCCCGGAAGCGCTCAAGGGCAAGCGCCTGGGCGTGCCGCGCATGTACATCAACAAGGACGAGCTGGCCGGCACCAGCGAGAAGCCCGGCATCGGCGGCCCGACCGGCCAGCGCATCCACACCCGCGCCTCGGTCATCGACCTCTGGGAGCAGGCGCGCAAGGCCCTGGAAGCGGCCGGCGCCGAAGTCATCGAAGTGGACTTCCCGCTGGTTTCCAACTGCGAGGGCGACCGTCCGGGCGCGCCGACGGTGTACAACCGCGGCATCGTTTCGCCGGAATTCCTCCACGATGAGCTGTGGGAGCTGTCTGGCTGGGGCTTCGACGATTTCCTCCGGGCCAACGGCGATCCCAAGCTGAACAAGCTGGCCGACGTCGATGGGCCGAAGATCTTCCCCCACGACCCGGGCACGCTGCCCAACCGCGAGGACGACCTCTGCGCGGGCATGGACGAGTACGTCAACATGGCCAAGCGCGGCCTGAAGACCTGGGACCAGATCGAGACCCTGCCCGACGGCCTGCGTGGCCTGGAAAAGACCCGCAAGCTCGACCTGGAAGACTGGATGGACGAGCTGAAGCTGGACGCCGTGCTGTTCCCCACCGTGGCCGACGTCGGCCCGGCGGACGCCGACGTCAACCCGGAATCGGCCGACATCGCCTGGAGCAACGGTATCTGGGTCGCCAACGGCAACCTGGCGATCCGTCACCTGGGCGTGCCGACCGTTACCGTGCCGATGGGCGTGATGGCGGACATCGGCATGCCGGTAGGCCTGACCTTCGCCGGCCGCGCCTATGACGACTCGGCGCTGCTGCGCTTCGCCGCCGCCTTCGAGGCGACCGGCTCCAAGCGCCAGGTGCCGCCGCTGACGCCGCCGCTGGGCTGATTGGCTCACGCTCGATGAAGAACCGCGCCCTCGGGCGCGGTTTTTTTATGGTCGCAAAGTGTGGGGGCCGCGTTGTCGATGGTCCGATGCATTGCTGGCTCGCGAACCAGCCTGGTATTCACCGGTGGCACTGGCGCTCCCCTGTAGGAGCGGGCCATGCGCGCGATCCGTCGGCAGAGCCGGCGCTGGCCTGCGCGCGAATCCTCCCGGTGTGCTGCTTCAGTTTGGGTGTTTCTGCGCCGCTTTGGCGTGCGCATGGACTTCCCGTTTCGCCCCCTCGGGCGACCCACTTTGGTAAACGCCCCAAAGTGGGCAAAGGTCTTGCCCCAATCATCCGGTTTTCGCCTGGGCGAAAAATCCCCTCGTTGAAGCGCAGTTTCAGGGGCCCGCCGCGAAGGGCCATCCCTGGCCCATCGCGGCTCTCGCGACATCCCTGTCGCGCAACCCCTGAAACTCCGCTTCAACGAGGCCTCTGAACGGGGCCGTTGGGCGTTTGCGGACATTTCGCTGCAGAGCCCTGGAGAGCGAACGGCAGAAATCGAATGTAGGAGCGAGCTTGCTCGCGAACGGATCCGACGCAGGCATTAACCTTGGAGACGGGACGGTGTGCCTGGCCCCGTTGCGCAGATGGCGCGCCGATCCGCCTTCGTAGGAGCGGACCTTGTCCGCGAAGGTTTGTCTCGCAAAAGAGCATCGCGGAGACGCTCCGCTCCTACCTGAAGTATCTCGCTGGGGCATTTCTCCGCCCTGGCTGCGCGCCCCACTCCGAAGGGAGAGGGAGTCGTCCGATGCCGCCGGCCAGCGCGGTGCTTTGCGTGACGCCGGTCAGTCCCCTCTCCCTTCAGGGAGAGGGCTAGGGAGAGGGAAATCCCAGGCACGAACTTTCAGAGAAAGACAGTCGCTCCCACGGGAGCCGCCTTCACTTCGCCGACTTCACATTCCCATGGCGCACCTCCTTCGACGGCGAATAGCCGTAGAACGACGTGTAGCACTTGCTGAAATGGCTGGGCGAGACGAAGCCACAGGCCAGCCCGACCTCGTACATCGGCAGGCTGGAATGCTGCAGCAGGCGCCGGCTCTCGGTGATGCGCAGCTCCAGGTAATAGCGCACGGGCGTGGTGCCCAACTGCTCCTGGAACAATCGCTCGATCTGCCGCTTGGAGCGCCCGACATAGCGGGACAGCTGGTCCTGGCTCAGCGGCTCTTCGATGTTCGCGCTCATCAGGTTGATCGCCTCGCGCAGCGGCTCGCTGAGTTTCTCGTGCAGCGCCGGGCGGGTGCGGCGGAAGCGCGATTCCTCGAAGGCGAGGATGTCGACGATGGCGTCCACCAGCTCGCGGCCGTGGCGCGCATTGATCCACTCCAGCACCAGGTTGAAGGCACCCGTGGGGCTGGCGGCGGTCAGGCGGTCGCGATCGACCTGGTAGCTCTCGCTGGTCACCTCGCTGTGCCGCGCGATCTCCGCCAGCGCCGCGCGGTTCTCCGGGTGGATGGCGCAGCGGTAGCCGTCCAGCAGGCCGGCCTGGCCGAGGAACCAGGCGCCGTTCCACAGGCCGGCCAGGGCGATGCCCTTGTCGGCGGCGGCCTGCAGCAGGCGCGTCAGGTCGGGGATCGCCCGCAGCGGCGTGCGCAGGCCGCCGCAGACGACCAGCAGGTCCAGCTCGACGAGCTGCGCGGCGTTCAGCGCCGCGCCGGGGCAGATCACCAGGCCGAGGTCGCTGGTGACGGATTCGCCGTCGAGGCTGAAGGTCTGCGTGGCGAAGGTCTGCGCGCGGATCAGGTTGGCGGTGACCAGGGTGTCCAGCGCCTGGGTGAACGCCGGCAGGGAGAAGTGTTCCAGCAGCAGGAAGCCCACCCGCGCGAGGCGGGTGGGCTCCTTCGATTCGCTGTCGAGATAGCGCAGGTTGCGGCCCTGCATGGCTCCGCTGAACTGCCGGCGTTCGACCAATCGGCACCTCCTCTGTCGGTGGGGCGGTTGGCTCAGCTGCGCACGGCGCGGCGGCCGATACTGGCCTGGGCGTGGTGCGTCGTGCGTCGGCCGGTCTGGCTGAGCAGGATGATGATCACCGTCAGCGCCAGGGTCGAACTCACCTCCACGCGGTGCGTCGGCATGATGAACATCACCACCAGGATGAAACTGATGATCGCGATGACCAGCCAGGTGAGCCAGGGGAACAGCCACATGCGGAACACCAGCTCATGGTTGCGCCGGCGCAGGATGCCGCGCATGCGCAGCTGCGACACGGCGATGGCGAGGTAGACCAGCAGGGCGATGGAGCCGGAGCTGGCCAGCAGGAAGTCGAACAGCCGCCCCGGTGCGAAGAAGTTGAGCAGGGTGGTGAATACCCCGATCAGCGTGCTGGCGATCACCGCCGCGCGCGGCACGCCGGCGGCGGACGTGCGCTGGATGAAGGCTGGCGCGTCGTTGCGCCGGCTCAGCGAATAGATCATCCGCGAGGCGATGTACACCGAGGAGTTCAGGCAACTGGCCACGGCGACCAGCACCACCAGGTCCATCAACAATTGCGCGTTGGGGATGTCCAGCAGCTCCAGGGCGCGCTGGTAGGAGCCGATCTCCACCAGGCGCGGATCGTTCCACGGCACCACGGAGATGATCACCAGGATCGACAGCAGGTAGAACACGCTGATGCGCCAGATCACCGAGCGCGTGGCCTTGGCGATGTTGCGGCTGGGGTCGCTGGATTCGGCGGCGGCGATGGTCACCGCCTCGGTGCCGATGAAGCTGAACAGGGTGGTGATCAGCGCGCTGAAGATGGCCGTCCAGCCATTGGGCATGAAGCCGCCGTGCTCGCTCATCAGCCGGTGCAGGCCGCTGACCTCGCGCCCCGGCAGCAGCCCCAGCAGCGCGGCCGCGCCCAGGCCGATGAAGGCGATGATGGCGACCACCTTGAGCATGGCGAACCAGAATTCGAACTCGCCGTACTTGGCGACGCTGAACAGGTTGGTGACGGTGAGCAGCAGGGTCATCGACAGGGCGAACACCCAGGTTTCGACCTGCGGGAACCAGTTGTTGAGGATGACCCCGGCAGCGATGGCCTCGATGGGGATCACCAGTACCCAGAACCACCAGTACAGCCAGCCGATGGTGAAGCCGGCCCAGCGGCCGATGGCCTGGTCGGCATAGGCGGAGAAGGAGCCGGTGTCCGGGCTGGCCACGGCCATCTCGCCCAGCATGCGCATCACCAATACCACCAGCAGTCCGGAGAGGGCGTAGGCGACGATGGCGGAGGGACCGGCGGCGGCGATCGCGTGGCCGGAGCCTACGAACAGCCCCGCGCCGATGATCCCCGCGATGGAAAGCATGGTCACGTGGCGGGGCTTGAAGCCCTGCACCAGATCGCCATTGGCGCCGTTTGCACTGGGAGCACTCATCTATCGGCCTTTTTTATTGAAATTGTTATCAGGGCGGGCTGACACCGGCCCGGCGCAGTTCCCTTCGCTTTGCTCGTCCTTGAGGCGAGGCCGGGACGACGACGCGGCAACATGCGCTGCACGCGAGGCCCAAGCTAAGGCACCGGGTGGGCGGCGAGTTGCTCGAAATCGCCATGGGCATGGCCAAAAACGACATCACCGGCCGACGCATTACTGGCCAAGAGCCGCTCTGCAATGATGGTTCCTGGAGCCCAGACGCCCCTCGGCGCCGGCGGCACTAGGTCGCTCAGCGAGGGGGGGCGGGCAGGCTGGCGAGGAGCTTTTCCAGCAGGGCGGCGAGCTTCTTCTGCTCCGTCGCGCTCAGGCCGGCGAGCACCTGGCGCTGGTTGTCGACGTGGGCGCTCACGGCGTCATCGATCAGCGCGAGGCCGGCTTCGCTCAGGCCGACCAGCGAGCCCCGGCCATCGTCGGGGTTGGGCATGCGCTCTATCAGCCCTTGCTTCTCCAAGCGGTCGAGGCGGTTGGTCATGCTGCCGGAGGAGATCATCGCCGCTTCGTAGAGCACGGTGGGCGTGAGGCGGAAGGGCGGGCCGCTGCGGCGCAGGGTGGCGAGTACGTCGAACTCGCCCGGTTGCAGGCCGTACGCGGCGAACAGCGGGTTGAGGTGGTCACGGGCGATCAGCTGCGCGGCTTCGCCAAGGCGGCCGAGCAGGAGCATGCCGTCGGTGTCCAGCTCGGGCAGTTGCTGGCGCCATTGCTCGACAGCGAACGCGGCTCTGTCCATGGGGCTTCCTTTTTATCTTGATGTCGAGATACATTGAAATTGTCTTGATGTAGAGATATTCGCCTGCGCCGTCCTTGCGATCAAGGGCTGGCGTGCACCGTAAGGATGATTCCCATGCCCAGAAGCGTTTCGCTCGCCACCTGCCTGCTCGCCGTCGTGCTGGCAGGCCTCAACCTGCGCCCGGCGCTGGCCTCCATCGGCCCGCTGCTGGACTCGCTACAAGCCTCTGCGACGCTGAGCGACAGTCTCGCCAGCCTCCTGACCAGCCTCCCGGTGCTGCTGATGGGCCTGGGCGCGCTGAGCGCTGCCCAGTTGCTGCACCACGTGGGGGTGCGCCGGGGTGTAGCGTTCGGCCTGCTGCTGATCGCCCTGGCCTGCGGGCTGCGCCTGTTGCCGGGGCCTTGGGGGCTGCTGGGCGGGGCGGTGCTTGCCGGGCTGGGCATCGCCGCCTGCCAGGCGCTGCTGCCGGTGTTCATCCGTCAGCGTTTCGGCACGCGGGTGGGCGGTGCGATGGGGGCGTATTCCACCGCGATCATGGGCGGCGCGGTGCTGGCCAGCGTGGCCTCGCCCTGGCTGGCGAGCGTCTGGGGAGACCTGCCGGCGCTGGCGTTCTGGGCGCTGCCTGCCGTCCTGGCGCTGCCGGTGTGGGCCCAGGCGGCGGACGAGGTCGCGCCAATGAATGCGGGCGCGCCGGCCTTTTCCGGGGTTGCCCGGCGCGCCGCCTGGCTGGCGCTGTTCTTCGGCCTGGGCACCGGCGCCTACGTGCTGGTGCTCGCGTGGCTGCCGCCGTACTACACGGCGCTCGGTTGGACGCCGGCGCAGGCCGGCGCGCTGCTTGGCGGATTGACGCTCACCGAGGTGGTCGCCGGCCTGCTGGTCTCGGCTTTCATCGACCGGCTGCCGGACCGCCGTCCGGCGCTGGTCCTGGCCATCGCCTTGCTGCTGGGCGGCCTGGTCGTGTTGATCGCCTGGCCACAGGAGCTGGCGCTGCTGGCCATGGTCGGGCTCGGGCTGGGGATCGGGGCGCTGTTCCCGCTGTCGCTCATCGTCGCCATGGACCGCGCCCATGGCCCCGCCGAAGCCGGCGCGCTGGTGGGCTTCGTCCAGGGTGTGGGCTACCTGATCGCGGCGCTGTTCCCGCTGCTGGCGGGGCTGGCGCGGCAGTCCATGGCCAGCCTGGCGCCGGCCTGGATCGGCATGGCGCTGGTCTGCCTGGTGATGCTCGTACTTGTCAGCCGCTTCGCGCCGCCGCGCCCGCAGGCGGTCGAGGCACAGGCCTGCTGATAAGCCCATGGCGCGATCATTCGGGACTAGGCTGAGTACTTTGGTCTGCCTCAGGTGATCCGCCATGTCCCTCGTCCTGTTCGGCCACCCGTTTTCTTCCTACACGCAGAAAGTGCTGATCGCGCTCTACGAGAACGCCATGCCCTTCGAGTTCCGCAGCCTTGGCCCGGATCAGCCGGAGAACGGCGCGCACTGGCTGCGCCTGTGGCCGCTGGCGAAGTTCCCGGTGCTGCTGGATGGCGAACACAGCGTGGCCGAGACCAGCATCATCATCGAGTACCTGCACCTAAAGCATCCCGGCCCGGTGCGCCTGCTGCCGGAGGATCCGCTGAAGGCGCTGGACGTGCGCTTCCTCGACCGCTTCTTCGACTGGCACGTGATGACCCCGGTGCAGCACGCCGTGCTGGGGGCCATGAGCGGGGACGCGACCCGGCGCGCCGAGGGCCTGGCCCATGCCGTGAGCAAGCTGGAGCTGGCCTACGCCTGGCTGGAGGAGGAACTCGCCGGACGCACCTGGGCGGCGGGGGATGGCTTCAGCCTCGCCGACTGCGCGGCGGCTCCGTCGCTGTTCTATGCCGACTGGACGCACCCCATCGGCGACCGCTACCCGACCCTGCGCTCCTATCGCTCCCGCCTGCTGGCGCGCCCGTCGTTCGCCCGCGCGGTGGAGGAGGCACGGCCGCACCGGCCGCTGTTCCCGCTGGGGGCGCCGGATCGCGATTGAGTGTTCCGCCTTTTGTAGGAGCGAATTTGCTCGCGAACATCCTGCCAAGCGGTTCGCGAGCAAGCTCGCTCCTACAGGGGCAATCGCCTGGATGCTGGGCAGACCTTAGGCAACAGGCAAAAAAATCCCCCGTGCGCTGCCGCGACCGGGGGAGGCAAGACCCACGCAGGGGGGCTGCGCGGGCGAGGTAGAACCGGGTGTTTTGATGAGCCAAGAGCCCCTCACCCTAACCCTCTCCCGCAAGCGGGAGAGGGGACCGTTCGGTGCAGGTGAAATCGTTGCTTCAGCCGGCACTGGTGGCTCCCTCTCCCTTCAGGGAGAGGGTTGGGGAGAGGGAAATCCCGGACGGAGGTTCAGGAGAAGACAGCTCTTACTGGCCGGCAAAGCTCACAGGCGAATCAGCACCGACTTCAGCTCGGTGTAGTGCTCGATGGCGGCGGCGCCCATTTCTCGGCCCAGGCCGGACATCTTGAAGCCGCCGAAGGGCAGCGCCGGGTCGAGTGCGCTGTGGCAGTTGACCCACACCGAGCCGGACTTG from Pseudomonas sp. GCEP-101 includes these protein-coding regions:
- a CDS encoding B3/B4 domain-containing protein, with the translated sequence MQPVTPQIAPAIATLAPGFRALSITVEAAPILHPEVAEQALQRACAALAAGEPAWGDAHLAAWAEAFRRFGAKPQRTPCSAEALRKRVRRDGGLPSIDPVVDLYNAISVQFAIPVGGENLAAYAGTPRLVIAEGSETFDTLKDGAPAHESPDPGEVIWRDDLGVTCRRWNWRQGVRTRLDAEAQQMWFILESLPEMPLEALREAGDQLVAGLLAMMPGARTSTLLVGPGA
- a CDS encoding LysR family transcriptional regulator gives rise to the protein MDRFDAMQAFARVVETGSFTKAADTLHMSRTSVTQLIQQLEARLRVRLLNRTTRKLNLTADGAAYYERVVRLLADMDDAETSLSSAAATPRGRLRVDVPTPLARLLLIPALPDFHERYPDIQIDLGVSDRMVDLIDENVDCVVRGGELTDQSLMARKVGDLPLGVFAAPGYLRRAGVPRHPRDLEDHPQRIVGYLWARTGKPLSYALQKGGETVQVHGRPALTVDDGNAYLAAGIAGMGVLWLPRYMAEEALARGELVELFADWSMDSMPLYLAFPPNRHVSAKLRVFIDWIVELMARHAPVAGAPL
- a CDS encoding RidA family protein, translated to MPTRDVVFPAGRQALYERNRYSPAVRSNGLLFVSGQVGSREDGSPEPGLEAQVRRAFDNLNAILAAAGCSFEDVMDVTLFMVDPQANFERAWQVAADYWGAAPYPTVTAVGVTWLYGFDFEIKVIARLPQG
- a CDS encoding GNAT family N-acetyltransferase; translated protein: MTTPTFRTATPADTDRCFEIETTAYEGDEAATREKIATRIAQYPEGFLIMELGGEIIGFINGGCAHEVVMSDEAFKELVGHDPAALNVVIMSVVIDPAQQGKGYSTRLMRAFIQRMTGLGKRTIHLMCKDRHVPLYERFGYRYVQPSASDHGGMAWHEMVMELPAA
- a CDS encoding transcriptional regulator yields the protein MSYDWDLIERLLLRAQDCADEPYKARECGEEVAEQHRLQGEPVEGSVDHLKKVAGDLEGDLYANGYIQERPREHGGTGNNFELTERGTELLTLISRSFPDHLVFRQLLDEQGEAALLPETFDQLAERATRDRVDDRPER
- a CDS encoding amidase; the encoded protein is MIEVTEVSIAQLREALESGRTTAVELVKAYLARIDAYDGPTKLNAVVVRNPEALKEAEASDARRARGETLGPLDGIPYTAKDSYLVKGLTAASGSPAFKDLIAYRDAFTIERLRAAGAICLGKTNMPPMANGGMQRGVYGRAESPYNPKFLTAPFASGSSNGAGTATAASFSAFGLAEETWSSGRGPASNNGLCAYTPSRGVISVRGNWPLTPTMDVVVPYARTMADLLEVLDVVVAEDPDKRGDLWRLQPWVPIPAVSEVRPASYLDLAAGPEALKGKRLGVPRMYINKDELAGTSEKPGIGGPTGQRIHTRASVIDLWEQARKALEAAGAEVIEVDFPLVSNCEGDRPGAPTVYNRGIVSPEFLHDELWELSGWGFDDFLRANGDPKLNKLADVDGPKIFPHDPGTLPNREDDLCAGMDEYVNMAKRGLKTWDQIETLPDGLRGLEKTRKLDLEDWMDELKLDAVLFPTVADVGPADADVNPESADIAWSNGIWVANGNLAIRHLGVPTVTVPMGVMADIGMPVGLTFAGRAYDDSALLRFAAAFEATGSKRQVPPLTPPLG
- a CDS encoding GlxA family transcriptional regulator yields the protein MQGRNLRYLDSESKEPTRLARVGFLLLEHFSLPAFTQALDTLVTANLIRAQTFATQTFSLDGESVTSDLGLVICPGAALNAAQLVELDLLVVCGGLRTPLRAIPDLTRLLQAAADKGIALAGLWNGAWFLGQAGLLDGYRCAIHPENRAALAEIARHSEVTSESYQVDRDRLTAASPTGAFNLVLEWINARHGRELVDAIVDILAFEESRFRRTRPALHEKLSEPLREAINLMSANIEEPLSQDQLSRYVGRSKRQIERLFQEQLGTTPVRYYLELRITESRRLLQHSSLPMYEVGLACGFVSPSHFSKCYTSFYGYSPSKEVRHGNVKSAK
- the gabP gene encoding GABA permease, whose amino-acid sequence is MSAPSANGANGDLVQGFKPRHVTMLSIAGIIGAGLFVGSGHAIAAAGPSAIVAYALSGLLVVLVMRMLGEMAVASPDTGSFSAYADQAIGRWAGFTIGWLYWWFWVLVIPIEAIAAGVILNNWFPQVETWVFALSMTLLLTVTNLFSVAKYGEFEFWFAMLKVVAIIAFIGLGAAALLGLLPGREVSGLHRLMSEHGGFMPNGWTAIFSALITTLFSFIGTEAVTIAAAESSDPSRNIAKATRSVIWRISVFYLLSILVIISVVPWNDPRLVEIGSYQRALELLDIPNAQLLMDLVVLVAVASCLNSSVYIASRMIYSLSRRNDAPAFIQRTSAAGVPRAAVIASTLIGVFTTLLNFFAPGRLFDFLLASSGSIALLVYLAIAVSQLRMRGILRRRNHELVFRMWLFPWLTWLVIAIISFILVVMFIMPTHRVEVSSTLALTVIIILLSQTGRRTTHHAQASIGRRAVRS
- a CDS encoding MarR family winged helix-turn-helix transcriptional regulator, with the translated sequence MDRAAFAVEQWRQQLPELDTDGMLLLGRLGEAAQLIARDHLNPLFAAYGLQPGEFDVLATLRRSGPPFRLTPTVLYEAAMISSGSMTNRLDRLEKQGLIERMPNPDDGRGSLVGLSEAGLALIDDAVSAHVDNQRQVLAGLSATEQKKLAALLEKLLASLPAPPR
- a CDS encoding MFS transporter, which codes for MPRSVSLATCLLAVVLAGLNLRPALASIGPLLDSLQASATLSDSLASLLTSLPVLLMGLGALSAAQLLHHVGVRRGVAFGLLLIALACGLRLLPGPWGLLGGAVLAGLGIAACQALLPVFIRQRFGTRVGGAMGAYSTAIMGGAVLASVASPWLASVWGDLPALAFWALPAVLALPVWAQAADEVAPMNAGAPAFSGVARRAAWLALFFGLGTGAYVLVLAWLPPYYTALGWTPAQAGALLGGLTLTEVVAGLLVSAFIDRLPDRRPALVLAIALLLGGLVVLIAWPQELALLAMVGLGLGIGALFPLSLIVAMDRAHGPAEAGALVGFVQGVGYLIAALFPLLAGLARQSMASLAPAWIGMALVCLVMLVLVSRFAPPRPQAVEAQAC